CGGGAAGAAGACGGACGGAACGTGGGACATGGGAGGGGCCACGACCAAGCCTCCTGTCGTTGACGATGATGAAGTCAGGATCGGGTACGGTTTCACTGGGCGACTCGACGGCATCGCAATTCATCGTGCTGTATTGTCAGATGAAGTCTTGGCTGCAAAGTTTCACCGGGTTGGCAAGCAGCGAACGGTCGTTTACGCACCGGAAGAAATGCCCGAACTTGGAGCAATTCCCAGTGGGCATGTGATCCTTCAAATGAGTGAAGGAATGCCATCCGGAGACCGCTGGCTTTACGACGGAGAAACATGGCCGACAGAGACTCTCCGCTGGTCTTCCGACTCGTTTCTACTTTCCAGAATTCCTGTTCGTTACGAATCATGGGGTATCCGTTCCAGTTGGAATGCACCGGTCCTGTTGCGGATCGCTGGAGATATTGAACTTCCGGTGGGAAGTCATCAATGCCTGGTCAGAGCTCGTTCGACAAGTCGATTGTGGATCGACGGAAAACTGGTTTCACGTTTGAAAAGTGCCCCGAGACGCAGTGGCAATCTTGAGCCAATCGTGCCGGTTCCTGATCCACTTGTTCCGGGCGCACGGCGACTTCCATTTCCGCAACAGGAAGCAATCAGCGAACTCGTGATTGCTCCGGATGGAGACGCAAATTCACGGCGAGTGCGCGTCGTGCTGGAAGTGATCGTCGGTCGACCGGGAAATCGGACGGAGTCTGGGGAAATCTGTGTCGCGATTCAGCAGGACGGACAAGGTCCATTCAAAGTGCTCAGCGGAAATTCCAACGATCCTCTGTTCATGACCGATGACGTTATTGAGCCCAAACTGAAGGAAATTGAGGCTGAACTCATTGCGTTCGAAGATCATATTCGACGCGAGGCAGCGACGTCTCAGGACGACTTCTGGGATCGTCGGCACACGATTGCTAGAGAATTCGTAGCTGCCAGCGAGTCGCTCACGAATGCGTTTCAGCGTCCGGCTAAATTGGCTGATCATCCCGTTGATCATTTCATTCTCGACAAGATCGCATCAGTTCAGAGTCAGCTCGAAGGAAGTCAAACCGCAGCTGCAAAGAACTTCCAGGAGAAGGTCTTTCCTATCCTTCAGGAGCAGTGCTTCCGCTGTCATGGGGAAAAAGAGCAGGGCGGGTTGCGATTCAATTCCCGTCAGGGAATTTTGTCAAACGGAGAATCCGGCTTCGCTGCAGTCGTGCCTGGAGATCCTGAGACGAGCGAACTCATCGCCCGGGTTCGCGCAGGAGATATGCCTCCGACAGAAGAAGGACTTTCGCAGGGACAGATTGAGATTCTTGAAGACTGGGTCCGCGATGGCGCGGTCTGGGTGGATCACTCCGCCGATCAGGAATCGCTGCAGTTGGCACCGGTTGTGGATGATGCATCTTTCCTCAGACGTGTCTATCTGGACACAATCGGAGTTGTTCCAAATCTCGAAGAAGCCTCGCGGTTTCTCGCCGATACAGACTCGCGAAAACGGGAACAACTGGTGGAGAGTCTTCTGGAAGATGACCGGTATGCGGATCACTGGGTCAGTTTCTGGATGGACATCCTCGCGGAAAATCCGACGCTTCTGAATCAGTCGTTGAATTCGACCGGTCCGTTTCGATGGTTCTTGTACGAGTCTTTGCGCGATGGAAAATCGCTCGACCGAATGGTGACCGAACTGATTCTGATGCGAGGGAGTGGTCATGAGGGGGGAAGTGCCGGATTTGGAATGGCTGGCGAGAACGATTCTCCCATGGCTGCCAAAGGACACATTCTGGCTTCGGCGTTTTTAGGCATCGAAATGCAATGTGCTCGCTGCCACGATTCTCCTTACCACAGCACGACCCAAGAAGATCTTTACTCGTTAGCGGCCATGCTGAAACGTCAGTCGCTGGCACCGCCGGATACGAGTCGCGTTCCGGATGCGTTTTTCGAAGGCATCGGTCGCGAGTCCCTCATTGAGGTGACGCTGCAACCGGGAGTGAAGGTGTCGCCTGACTGGCCTTTTGCTGAGCAAACCGGAGTGCAAGATGATGAGCACATCGATCTTCTCATTCAGAATCCGGACGATTCTCGGGAACGGCTCGCTGCATTGATCACATCCCCCAAGAATGAAAGGTTCCCGAAGATTGTAGTGAATCATCTTTGGAATCGATTACTCGGTGCGGGAATCGTGCAACCTGTCCATGACTGGGAAGGTCAAACTGCCAGTCACCCTGAGCTTCTTGAGTGGTTGGCCAATGAGTTTGTCACTCACGATTACGATGTGCGGCATGTCTTGAAACTCATCATGACATCGCAAGCGTATCAGCGAAAAGCGGTGGGGAAGAATCATCTGGCTTCTCCGGAGAATCGGTTCTTTAATGCTCCCGATCCTCGACGACTGACAGCTGAGCAAATCGTCGATTCACTGTTTGTTGCGACCGGAAGTGATATGGATGTCGGTGAGCTGACATTTACACATGATGGAGCGGAATCTGCGACGCGGCGAACGACGCTCGGGTTTCCTCGACGGGCATGGATGTTCGCAGGTTTGAACAACGAGCGTGATCGTCCCAGCTTGTCATTCCCCCGCGCTCAACCAATTGTCGATGTGCTTCAAGCATTCGGTTGGACCGGAACTCGGCAACAGCCGATCTTCGAACGAGAAACGGACCCGAACCTGCTACAGCCCGGGATTTTGGAGAATGGAACGCTGACGATGTCGTTGACTCGTGCTTCCTTCGAGAGCGAACTCGCTCAAATCGCCGTCGATGCTGAGTCTCCTGAAGATCTCCTCAATACACTCTTCTTACGTTTTCACAGCCGTTATGCGACGGCCGAAGAGCAGCAGGCGTTCCTTCCCGAATTGTCCGCCGGTTTTGATGAACGAATTGTCTCTTTGGGAGCAGTGCAAGCCCCTTCCGAAGACCCACCACTGCCGAAATCGACCTGGTCGAATCATCTCGTTCCGGAGGCGAATGAGATTCAAGAAGAGTGGCAGCGACGAGTCCTCCGCGGCCCGTCGCCAGATCCTCGCCTCGATCGTGATTGGCGAGAGGTTTACGAAGATGTCATTTGGAGTCTCGTCAACGATCGATCATTCGTCTGGGTTCCATAGCTCTTCAAGTTCGACAGTGCTGTAAAATCCAAAATGCCTACCAACTGATGACTTCCTGAAGCTTTCCCACCGAGGAATTTATCAATGAAAACTCAGTCCCGCCGTCAATTTCTCGGAACGAGCGCAGCTGCCGCGAGTGCGTTTGCGATGGCCAAAACTTCCTCGGCGAGCACGCAAGCTCCGCTACTGAGCGGAAATGCAGAGCATGTGATTTCGATCTGGCTCGGAGGCGGAATGGGGCAGGTCGATACGTTCGACCCCAAAACT
The Thalassoglobus sp. JC818 DNA segment above includes these coding regions:
- a CDS encoding DUF1553 domain-containing protein; protein product: MKFRSLAVATLWVILPCGVLSAQPSAQPNSSTPDSESLQAVAEWNFEEGESAQYQAHGNVEGDQEGPRPPEFPDMLPTNLAVKLDAEAYLSVPDDGEQSRFDFDNGDEITLEAWVNTALIRDGQLLYVIGKGRTNSGKFARDNQNWALRLMGKKGEAKLNFLFASKLSKGDQHWHRWTSTLGFPVATGWHHIAITYRFGDPDSITGWLNGKKTDGTWDMGGATTKPPVVDDDEVRIGYGFTGRLDGIAIHRAVLSDEVLAAKFHRVGKQRTVVYAPEEMPELGAIPSGHVILQMSEGMPSGDRWLYDGETWPTETLRWSSDSFLLSRIPVRYESWGIRSSWNAPVLLRIAGDIELPVGSHQCLVRARSTSRLWIDGKLVSRLKSAPRRSGNLEPIVPVPDPLVPGARRLPFPQQEAISELVIAPDGDANSRRVRVVLEVIVGRPGNRTESGEICVAIQQDGQGPFKVLSGNSNDPLFMTDDVIEPKLKEIEAELIAFEDHIRREAATSQDDFWDRRHTIAREFVAASESLTNAFQRPAKLADHPVDHFILDKIASVQSQLEGSQTAAAKNFQEKVFPILQEQCFRCHGEKEQGGLRFNSRQGILSNGESGFAAVVPGDPETSELIARVRAGDMPPTEEGLSQGQIEILEDWVRDGAVWVDHSADQESLQLAPVVDDASFLRRVYLDTIGVVPNLEEASRFLADTDSRKREQLVESLLEDDRYADHWVSFWMDILAENPTLLNQSLNSTGPFRWFLYESLRDGKSLDRMVTELILMRGSGHEGGSAGFGMAGENDSPMAAKGHILASAFLGIEMQCARCHDSPYHSTTQEDLYSLAAMLKRQSLAPPDTSRVPDAFFEGIGRESLIEVTLQPGVKVSPDWPFAEQTGVQDDEHIDLLIQNPDDSRERLAALITSPKNERFPKIVVNHLWNRLLGAGIVQPVHDWEGQTASHPELLEWLANEFVTHDYDVRHVLKLIMTSQAYQRKAVGKNHLASPENRFFNAPDPRRLTAEQIVDSLFVATGSDMDVGELTFTHDGAESATRRTTLGFPRRAWMFAGLNNERDRPSLSFPRAQPIVDVLQAFGWTGTRQQPIFERETDPNLLQPGILENGTLTMSLTRASFESELAQIAVDAESPEDLLNTLFLRFHSRYATAEEQQAFLPELSAGFDERIVSLGAVQAPSEDPPLPKSTWSNHLVPEANEIQEEWQRRVLRGPSPDPRLDRDWREVYEDVIWSLVNDRSFVWVP